A portion of the Oscillospiraceae bacterium genome contains these proteins:
- the prmA gene encoding 50S ribosomal protein L11 methyltransferase — translation MEWTDIRLTVAKADADNAEAVATMIAEGGIYIEDYSDIEQQVAEIAHVDLIEQELLDKPRDRVIIHMYLEPGASPVETLALISARMEAAGIAYTVETEGVEQEDWQNGWRKYYHPLEIGKRLAVVPSWQEYDTDRVKLVLDPGLAFGTGGHETTSLCMEALDERVQGGERVLDIGTGSGILAIAALKLGAAVAEGVDIDPVAVRTAGENAALNGVQDQLTVLVGDLSDKASGQYNIITANIVANAILSLAPAVPGLMADGAVFIASGIIDTRKDEVIAGLEAAGLAVVEVKEKRGWECIVCKKA, via the coding sequence ATGGAATGGACCGACATCCGCCTGACCGTGGCCAAGGCCGACGCCGACAACGCCGAAGCCGTTGCCACCATGATCGCCGAGGGCGGCATCTATATCGAAGATTACAGCGACATCGAGCAGCAGGTGGCCGAGATCGCCCATGTGGACCTGATCGAGCAGGAGCTGCTGGACAAGCCCCGCGACCGGGTCATCATCCACATGTATCTGGAGCCGGGCGCTTCCCCCGTGGAGACCCTGGCCCTGATCTCTGCCCGCATGGAGGCTGCCGGCATCGCCTACACCGTGGAGACCGAGGGGGTGGAGCAGGAGGACTGGCAGAACGGCTGGCGCAAGTATTACCACCCGCTGGAGATCGGCAAGCGGCTGGCCGTGGTGCCCTCCTGGCAGGAGTACGACACCGACCGCGTCAAGCTGGTGCTGGACCCCGGCCTTGCCTTCGGCACCGGCGGCCACGAGACCACCAGCCTGTGCATGGAAGCGCTGGACGAGCGGGTCCAGGGCGGTGAACGGGTGCTGGACATCGGCACCGGCAGCGGCATCCTGGCCATTGCAGCCCTGAAGCTGGGTGCCGCCGTGGCCGAGGGCGTGGACATCGACCCCGTAGCCGTGCGCACCGCCGGGGAGAACGCTGCCCTGAACGGCGTGCAGGATCAGCTGACCGTGCTGGTGGGCGACCTGTCCGACAAGGCCAGCGGTCAATACAACATCATCACCGCCAACATCGTGGCCAACGCCATCCTCAGCCTGGCCCCCGCCGTGCCCGGCCTGATGGCCGACGGTGCCGTCTTCATTGCCAGCGGCATCATCGACACCCGCAAGGACGAGGTGATCGCCGGGCTGGAAGCCGCCGGCCTTGCCGTTGTGGAAGTGAAGGAGAAGCGCGGCTGGGAGTGCATCGTCTGCAAAAAGGCGTGA
- a CDS encoding GNAT family N-acetyltransferase, with the protein MNKTFTWRLLTPGELTDVYLQEMRRDFPAGELKPLSMILTSEAEGLAHTWGVFDGETLAAYLLMVRPDGSAISQLDYFAVVPAYRAGGLGAKLLAALPEYEAGAQAIIIEAEMPEKAEDEAMAVRRLGFYARCGARDTGYYEHLFDAWFRILVLPCPGALELSDKDALDALVSCYKRTISESQWRKYVQFYTPDGGLHL; encoded by the coding sequence ATGAACAAGACCTTTACCTGGCGGCTGCTGACCCCCGGCGAGCTGACCGACGTGTATCTGCAGGAAATGCGCCGCGACTTTCCCGCCGGGGAGCTCAAGCCGCTGAGTATGATCCTGACCAGCGAGGCCGAGGGCCTTGCCCACACCTGGGGCGTGTTTGACGGGGAGACGCTGGCCGCCTACCTGCTCATGGTGCGCCCGGATGGCAGTGCCATCAGCCAGCTGGACTACTTTGCCGTGGTGCCCGCCTACCGCGCGGGCGGCCTTGGCGCAAAGCTGCTGGCGGCCCTGCCGGAGTACGAAGCCGGGGCACAGGCCATCATCATTGAGGCCGAAATGCCCGAAAAGGCTGAGGACGAGGCCATGGCCGTGCGCCGCCTGGGCTTTTACGCCCGGTGCGGTGCCCGCGACACCGGCTACTATGAGCACCTGTTTGACGCATGGTTCCGCATCCTGGTGTTGCCCTGCCCCGGTGCGCTGGAGCTGAGCGACAAGGACGCGCTGGACGCCCTGGTGAGCTGCTACAAACGCACCATCAGCGAGAGCCAGTGGCGCAAGTATGTGCAGTTCTATACCCCGGATGGGGGCCTGCACCTGTAA
- the pstA gene encoding phosphate ABC transporter permease PstA — translation MHNGFSPSRRAWNRVMTVLVWAAALLVMALAAGILGMVLVRGVPHISWNFLTTTASVLKGTDGILPAILNTLYVILLTLLIVLPLGVGAAVYLTEYASNRRLIEVIEFTNETLAGIPSILYGLVGMLVFSQALGFQTCLLSGSLTLVVMNLPTIIRTTQESLKTVPQGYREGALGLGAGKWHIIRTIVLPCSIDGIVTGCILAVGRIVGESAALLFTAGAAEVIAKGVVKAYTSNGATLSVLLYLRAFEDGDFASAWAIGAVLLVLVLVINLAARLAKAKLKQKQ, via the coding sequence ATGCATAACGGGTTTTCGCCCTCCCGCCGGGCATGGAACCGTGTGATGACGGTGCTGGTGTGGGCGGCTGCCCTGCTGGTGATGGCGCTGGCGGCGGGCATCCTGGGCATGGTGCTGGTGCGCGGTGTGCCGCACATCAGCTGGAACTTCCTCACCACCACGGCCAGCGTGCTGAAAGGCACCGACGGCATCCTGCCGGCCATCCTCAACACGCTGTACGTCATCCTGCTGACCCTGCTCATCGTGCTGCCGCTGGGTGTGGGTGCGGCGGTCTACCTGACTGAATACGCCTCCAACCGCCGTCTGATCGAGGTGATCGAGTTCACCAACGAGACGCTGGCCGGCATCCCCAGCATCCTCTATGGTCTGGTGGGCATGCTGGTGTTCAGCCAGGCGCTGGGCTTCCAGACCTGCCTTTTGTCCGGCAGCCTGACGCTGGTGGTCATGAACCTGCCCACCATCATCCGCACCACCCAGGAATCCCTAAAAACGGTGCCCCAGGGCTACCGCGAGGGTGCGCTGGGTCTGGGTGCCGGTAAGTGGCACATCATCCGCACCATCGTGCTGCCCTGCAGCATCGACGGCATCGTCACCGGCTGCATCCTGGCCGTGGGCCGTATCGTGGGCGAGAGCGCCGCGCTGCTGTTCACCGCCGGTGCGGCGGAAGTAATCGCCAAGGGTGTGGTCAAGGCCTACACCTCCAACGGTGCCACCCTGTCGGTGCTGCTGTACCTGCGAGCCTTTGAGGACGGCGATTTTGCCTCCGCCTGGGCCATCGGTGCCGTGCTGCTGGTGCTGGTGCTGGTCATCAATCTGGCGGCCCGGCTGGCCAAAGCAAAACTGAAACAGAAACAGTAA
- the nagA gene encoding N-acetylglucosamine-6-phosphate deacetylase → MIIQNALVYTPRHTFERGTLFIRNGRIVPFAAPEAGEEVIDAEGLYALPGLVDIHFHGAMGKDFCDGTEEAIQTLADFEASKGVLAICPATMTYPEEFLNHVMDAAAAHKNGKGADLVGINMEGPFISPKKVGAQNPEYVQGADAGMFRRLQKRAGGLIKLVDVAPEEPGNLDFIKECHNEVRISIAHTCTDYDTAVQAFEAGATHMTHLYNAMPGITHRAPGPIIAALEHGAEVELITDNVHIHPAMVRFTFNTFGADHVCLIADSMMACGLPDGQYSLGGQAVTVKGPRATLTERPGTIAGSNTCLYDCMKRAVLEMNVPLESAVRAASENPARSIGVDNDYGSLAAGRYGNVILADKELNIKAVIQKGTRIV, encoded by the coding sequence ATGATCATTCAGAATGCACTGGTTTATACGCCGCGCCACACCTTTGAGCGCGGTACGCTGTTCATCCGCAACGGGCGCATCGTGCCCTTTGCCGCCCCGGAAGCGGGCGAAGAGGTGATCGACGCCGAGGGCCTGTATGCCCTGCCGGGTCTGGTGGACATCCACTTCCACGGGGCCATGGGCAAGGATTTCTGCGACGGCACCGAGGAGGCCATTCAGACGCTGGCCGACTTTGAGGCCAGCAAGGGCGTGCTGGCCATCTGTCCTGCCACCATGACCTACCCGGAAGAGTTTTTGAACCATGTGATGGACGCCGCCGCCGCCCACAAAAACGGCAAGGGCGCAGATCTGGTGGGCATCAACATGGAAGGCCCCTTCATCAGCCCCAAGAAGGTGGGTGCCCAGAACCCGGAGTATGTGCAGGGTGCTGACGCGGGGATGTTCCGCCGCCTGCAGAAGCGCGCGGGCGGCCTGATCAAGCTGGTGGACGTGGCCCCCGAAGAGCCGGGCAACCTGGATTTCATCAAGGAATGCCACAATGAGGTGCGCATCTCCATTGCCCACACCTGCACCGACTACGACACTGCCGTGCAGGCCTTTGAGGCCGGTGCCACCCACATGACCCACCTGTACAACGCCATGCCCGGCATCACCCACCGTGCCCCCGGCCCCATCATTGCGGCACTGGAGCACGGCGCAGAGGTGGAGCTCATCACCGACAACGTGCACATCCACCCGGCCATGGTGCGGTTCACCTTCAACACCTTCGGGGCCGACCATGTGTGCCTGATCGCCGACAGCATGATGGCCTGCGGCCTGCCGGACGGCCAGTACAGTCTGGGCGGACAGGCTGTCACGGTCAAGGGCCCGCGCGCTACCCTGACCGAGCGGCCCGGTACCATTGCCGGCAGCAACACCTGCCTGTACGACTGCATGAAGCGTGCCGTGCTGGAGATGAACGTGCCGCTGGAGAGCGCCGTGCGCGCCGCCAGCGAGAATCCGGCCCGGAGCATCGGCGTGGACAACGACTACGGCAGCCTCGCCGCCGGCCGTTACGGCAACGTGATCCTGGCCGACAAGGAACTGAACATCAAGGCCGTGATCCAGAAAGGGACCCGCATCGTATGA
- a CDS encoding twin-arginine translocation signal domain-containing protein gives MTTKMTRRTFLKGAAAAAAAVSLSGLLTGCGGDQELPDNAVQLGVFNVSIYGLNVNQGAELGGDAGAITGTVKIRFSDSGSSTQAVPYRGMFNATVGGSNLNQVAPTGTLVVSDALLGKPFATKEKDLKLSFPDVATREAYQSGKPACLTITINNITGVLYLVKRGDGYVATKTVG, from the coding sequence ATGACAACAAAAATGACTCGGCGCACATTTCTGAAGGGGGCTGCGGCTGCTGCGGCAGCAGTGTCCCTGTCTGGCCTGCTGACGGGCTGCGGCGGTGACCAGGAGCTGCCGGACAACGCAGTCCAGCTGGGCGTGTTCAACGTAAGCATTTACGGCCTGAACGTGAACCAGGGGGCTGAGCTGGGCGGCGACGCAGGTGCCATCACCGGCACCGTGAAGATCCGCTTCTCCGACAGCGGCAGCAGTACGCAGGCTGTGCCCTACCGGGGGATGTTCAACGCTACGGTCGGTGGCTCTAACCTGAACCAGGTGGCTCCCACCGGAACCCTGGTGGTCTCCGATGCACTGCTGGGCAAGCCCTTTGCCACCAAGGAAAAGGACCTGAAGCTGAGCTTCCCTGATGTGGCCACTCGAGAGGCCTACCAGAGCGGAAAGCCTGCTTGCCTGACCATTACCATCAACAACATAACGGGTGTGCTGTACCTGGTAAAACGGGGCGACGGATACGTTGCCACCAAGACGGTCGGCTGA
- a CDS encoding phosphate ABC transporter substrate-binding protein yields the protein MKKITRRSFLAVCGTVAAAAALTACGGSASSATASTASSAAGSAAAGTLSGNVATGGSTSMKNVIAALTEGFAEVEPGVTVSYDPTGSGAGITGATDKTLDIGLSSRALKDDEKNDVDGTTVALDGIAIIVNKDSKVADLTVGQLKQMFTGEITNWSEVGGDDGEIVLIGREAGSGTRDGFESIVDVKDSCKYAQELTATGAVISAVEANPLAIGYASLSAVGNTVAMVTVEGVECSEATVKDGSYKIQRPFVFVTNKSVALSEQAQAFMDFAASKDAADLIRTAGAVPVNE from the coding sequence ATGAAAAAGATCACACGTCGTTCGTTCCTGGCCGTTTGTGGTACCGTGGCAGCCGCTGCTGCCCTCACCGCCTGCGGCGGTTCCGCTTCTTCTGCTACGGCATCCACCGCTTCTTCCGCTGCCGGGAGCGCTGCTGCCGGCACCCTGAGCGGCAATGTGGCCACCGGCGGTTCCACTTCCATGAAGAACGTCATCGCTGCCCTGACCGAAGGCTTTGCCGAGGTGGAGCCGGGCGTTACCGTCAGCTATGACCCCACCGGTTCCGGCGCAGGCATCACCGGTGCCACCGACAAGACCCTGGACATCGGCCTGTCCTCCCGTGCCCTGAAGGACGACGAGAAGAACGATGTGGACGGCACCACCGTGGCACTGGACGGCATCGCCATCATCGTGAATAAGGACAGCAAGGTGGCGGATCTGACCGTGGGCCAGCTCAAGCAGATGTTCACCGGCGAGATCACCAACTGGTCTGAGGTCGGCGGCGACGACGGCGAGATCGTGCTGATCGGCCGTGAGGCCGGTTCCGGCACCCGCGACGGCTTCGAGAGCATCGTGGACGTGAAGGACAGCTGCAAGTACGCACAGGAGCTGACCGCTACCGGCGCTGTCATCAGCGCTGTGGAGGCCAACCCTCTGGCCATCGGCTACGCTTCCCTGTCCGCTGTGGGCAATACCGTGGCCATGGTCACCGTGGAAGGCGTGGAGTGCAGCGAGGCTACCGTCAAGGACGGCAGCTATAAGATCCAGCGTCCCTTCGTGTTCGTCACCAACAAGAGCGTGGCCCTGTCGGAGCAGGCACAGGCCTTCATGGACTTTGCCGCCAGCAAGGACGCTGCCGACCTCATCCGCACCGCAGGCGCTGTGCCCGTGAACGAGTAA
- a CDS encoding 16S rRNA (uracil(1498)-N(3))-methyltransferase, which yields MPHRYFTTEIADGTAVLRGTDAHHLARVMRARMGDTVILCDGSAVEYTATITGFGDDCVEFAVEPGYPSAAEPSVEVTLLAGYPKQDKLEQIIKHGVELGAAHVVPFFSRYCVAAPKKEEQKNERYNRIALEAAKQCGRGVLPDVALPLPNFGAVCRTFDQYDLVLFCYECGGAPVRQLLAEAAPADGKKRKIAIVTGAEGGFAAEEAEMAAKAGAKTVGLGPRILRCETAPLAVLAAVMTLTGNLE from the coding sequence ATGCCGCACCGTTATTTTACCACTGAGATCGCCGACGGCACGGCTGTGCTGCGCGGCACCGATGCCCATCATCTGGCCCGCGTGATGCGTGCCCGCATGGGCGATACTGTCATTCTATGCGACGGCAGCGCCGTGGAATACACCGCCACCATCACCGGCTTCGGGGATGACTGCGTGGAGTTTGCGGTGGAGCCGGGCTACCCCAGCGCCGCCGAGCCCAGCGTGGAGGTCACCCTGCTGGCCGGTTACCCCAAACAGGACAAGCTGGAGCAGATCATCAAGCACGGGGTAGAGCTGGGGGCCGCCCATGTGGTGCCCTTCTTCAGCCGGTATTGCGTGGCCGCCCCCAAAAAAGAGGAGCAGAAGAATGAGCGCTACAACCGCATCGCGCTGGAAGCCGCCAAGCAGTGCGGCCGGGGCGTGCTGCCGGACGTGGCCCTGCCGCTGCCCAACTTCGGGGCCGTGTGCCGCACCTTTGACCAGTACGACCTGGTGCTGTTCTGCTACGAGTGCGGCGGCGCGCCGGTGCGCCAGCTGCTGGCCGAGGCCGCACCCGCCGACGGCAAAAAGCGGAAGATCGCCATCGTGACCGGTGCAGAGGGCGGCTTTGCCGCCGAGGAGGCCGAAATGGCCGCCAAAGCCGGAGCCAAAACGGTTGGCCTTGGCCCCCGCATCCTGCGGTGCGAGACCGCCCCGCTGGCCGTGCTCGCCGCCGTGATGACCCTGACCGGCAATCTGGAATGA
- the pstC gene encoding phosphate ABC transporter permease subunit PstC: MNKKSYLARVRLPRTPADWLEAMMNFIFFLCGMLAVGCVVLITVYMVLSGVPAIHKIGLFRFLLGTEWASTAADPKFGILPFILSSVYGTLGATLIGVPIGLLTAVFLSKAAGPKVRTVVVTAIELLSGIPSVVFGLLGMQVLVPAVAKTFGKASGACLLSAIVVLSIMILPSIVSVSVTALNAVPSEYEQGSLALGATDTETWFKISVPAAKSGIAAGIVLGIGRAIGEAMAVMMVAGNSPNMPDSVFRSVTFLTTAIAKEMSYAGGLQRQALFSIALVLFGFIMIINVVLNVVLKGGDRDA, translated from the coding sequence ATGAACAAAAAATCCTATCTGGCTCGGGTACGGCTGCCCCGCACCCCTGCCGACTGGCTGGAAGCGATGATGAATTTCATCTTCTTCCTGTGCGGCATGCTGGCGGTGGGCTGCGTGGTGCTCATCACGGTGTACATGGTCCTCTCCGGCGTGCCGGCCATCCACAAGATCGGCCTGTTCCGGTTCCTGCTTGGCACCGAGTGGGCCTCCACCGCCGCCGACCCGAAGTTCGGCATCCTGCCCTTTATCCTGTCCAGTGTGTACGGCACGCTGGGTGCCACCCTCATCGGTGTGCCCATCGGCCTGCTCACGGCGGTGTTCCTGTCCAAGGCGGCCGGCCCGAAGGTGCGCACGGTGGTGGTCACGGCCATTGAGCTGCTGAGCGGCATCCCCAGCGTGGTGTTCGGCCTGCTGGGCATGCAGGTGCTGGTGCCCGCCGTGGCAAAGACCTTTGGCAAGGCATCCGGTGCCTGCCTGCTGTCGGCCATCGTGGTGCTGTCCATCATGATCCTGCCCAGCATCGTGTCCGTGTCGGTCACGGCCCTCAACGCCGTGCCGTCGGAATATGAGCAGGGCAGCCTGGCCCTGGGTGCCACCGACACCGAGACCTGGTTCAAGATCAGTGTACCTGCTGCCAAAAGCGGCATTGCCGCCGGCATCGTGCTGGGCATCGGCCGCGCCATCGGCGAGGCCATGGCGGTAATGATGGTGGCCGGCAACAGCCCCAACATGCCGGACAGCGTGTTCCGCAGCGTCACCTTCCTGACCACGGCCATTGCCAAGGAAATGAGCTACGCCGGCGGCCTGCAGCGGCAGGCGCTGTTCAGCATTGCTCTGGTGCTGTTCGGGTTCATCATGATCATCAATGTGGTGCTCAACGTGGTGCTGAAGGGAGGCGACCGCGATGCATAA